One Arachis hypogaea cultivar Tifrunner chromosome 2, arahy.Tifrunner.gnm2.J5K5, whole genome shotgun sequence genomic window, tcgggataggctcttaactctttctcatctaaccctagcttgtcgaaagcAGGCTTGAAAAGAATGTCCGCcaagcttccttggtctactagggttctgtggagatgggcatttgctaggatcatagttattaccactggatcgtcgtgtccagggattattccttgcgcatcttcttttgtgaatgaaatggtaggaaggtcgggtgactcctccccgacctggtagactcttttgagatgtcttttgcgagaggatttggtaagtccccctcccgcaaatcctcctgagatcatatggatatgcctctctggagtctgcggtggtgggtctcttctatccatatcatctcgctttctctttccatgactgtccgacctttctatgagatatctatcaagccgaccttctctagccagcttttctatcacattcttgaggtcgtagcagtcgtttgtggagtgaccatatattttatggtactcacagtaatcactgcggcttcccccttttttatttttaatgggtctagggggtggcagtctctcagtgttgcaaatctctctgtatacatccactgtggaaactttcagaggagtataagagtgatattttcttggcctttcgagaccgagttcttcctttttcttggtttccctctccctctcttttgttgagggagggggcccaggtcgccaactcaggtctcttaacttggcgttttcctccatattgatgtacttttcagctctttcctgtacatcacttagagaaacgggatgtcttttagatatggactgcgagaagggaccttctctaagtccattgactaatcccattatgactgcctctgtgggcaggtcttgaatctccaaacatgctttgttgaacctttccatataggctcgtaaagattctccgacctcctgttttattcccaggaggctcggtgcatgtttcactttgtctttctggattgagaacctcatcaaaaacttccttgagaggtcttcaaagctagtAACCGACCTCGaggggaggctatcgaaccacttcatcgctgctttcgatagagtggtcgggaaggctttgcatcgcgtagcgtcggaagcatcagctaggtacatccgacttttgaagttgctcaggtgatgctttggatccgtggttccatcgtagaggtccatatcagggcttttgaagttcctcggaactttagccctcattatgtcctcgctaaagGGATCCTCCCCACCTAAGGGTGGCTCTTCTTGTTCGTCACGGGAGTTGCGGCttttgagggaggattccaactttaagagttttctttctaactcttttcgtcgtccCATCTCATCTTTTAGGCtcttttcagtttccttttgccGCTCTCGCTCCTGCTCTAACTGCTCCAGGCGGCTGTGGACTAGTCCCATGAGTTCGGTTACATGGGGtggtccttctttttctgacTCGCGCCCTTCTGAGGAGTTTACCTTTGGGTTTTTTTACTCCAGAGGTGCCTTTCCTGTGTTGATTATCGATTTCCTGGTGGAGGGTGAAATCCACATCGTTATTGcctgtgtccagattctcttgttcagagtctgtctccacatggccttcttcgtgggatctgtccgccatcgatggatgatctctcgggtccccggcaacggcgccaatgttacggtgggtaaccggagattaagagaatggatggcgttggttggcccaattgTCTGCAGAGGGTGGCTTTCGAGTAGGTTCGCTCGCAggagcctccttccgacttgtggtacgtgagtgaatgggggtggtacctgcaaagacactccgatgcctaagttagcaagggtgttagcaggtctagagagtattgggcttagagatacctgaggggtgtcagtgtatttatggtggtgagccaataaccaccgttggagtaatGCCATATCTtttgggtgttaaccgtccctctatcttagggaggttaagatatggcttgttgaagcggttagagagattttaggggaggttactcatttgaatgagtgcttatctgccagctaatctcatgtccgacttctttagagtaagTCGTAGTTAGCACCGACTTCTTAGCATGAAGGTCGGTACTTAGCAAGGCTCAGTTCTTCggattaggccttttatttggacttGGGCCTTtatcattgggccagggtatgaacactagtATACAAAGAATATCTTTTATCTATCATCAATAATAAAGATCAAACATTAATAATAATCAACtatttaatacataaataatataatttttaaaaataattatttattttaaataacacTAACACTAAGtcactaacaataattaatttactaaAACTAACCCTAACACTAACACACACTTATACTAATGCCCGTActactattaataattaattaacttacTGTTAACAACAAAATTAACAACAAAACTTTAGTtagactattttttttaaaaatgttttcaaagtaaaaaaataaaaaataaaagcaataacCAATACATACAAGTATTTACTTGGATGGCTTTGGTTAGTTGTAGTGACTGGTGAGTAGGTGCTgccattttgtttatttttggcaGATTTATTTGTTTTAGTGGGATAAGAATCACAATAATAAAAGAGAGCCATTTTGTGAAattagaaagagaagaagaagaaatagaaaagagaagatagtTGTTAGGGTGAAAAAATTTCACGCTAAAAAGAGAGAGTTAGTCAACCACGTGTTAGTCATGCATAATCATTAACGTTTTATGCAAATTGAGACGTTTTGTCGAAAATGATAATAACGTGGATGAGAAAACAGCAATAACGTTTTTTTGTAGTCATCAAAAATTTTCACAACGCCGTCAAACAGGGACGGACTTACCTAGTGTGATAAGGGGGCACTTGCCTCcactcttattttaattttcttttaatatatatatatatatatatatatatatatatatatatatatgtcttattttaaattttaaatgacttcattacaaataaattaagtttaattatgtaaatttttaaatctactttatctttctattattttgactattagttaatctaattaaatttagttttctCTCATTTTCAAATTTCAGTCATCAccacttttttattcttttaaatcttctttttagtttcatattttcaactttttttttctatttcttttttaatggtcatcttctcttccttaaaaagtaaattttaaattttctattttttaatataactCTTTATAACTCTATGTATCGttcaatttcattgtttctctttttaatatttttaattgtaaattttaattcaagtaattataattttggtattaatctaattttttattttcttcatgaatttatatattttattttattgttaatttagtgatccttattatttatttatttatcttttgttctattttattatatgtaattatgttgcatataaatttttaaagtcaattgatcaatttactaatttagataaaaatagtaatagaaaaatatttcaaaaaatatctttcgttctattttattatatgtaattttttaatttttttatatacaaataattaatgtgcacttttattttttaaaaatttgaattaatatatcttttaatagtaatgtatattatttttgctCTCTGACATAAATTTTCTAAGTCCATCACTAACGTTAAACACAAGTTTTTTACCATTTTAGTAGATTACATCAATTTCGGcccaatattattaaaaaaaagtctCCCAACATATATATCAGTTTTTTATATATACACGCATTTCAGCATCtgtaaaaaatttttgttttattttccatactaggttaaatataattaataataaaatatttgcattatttcttttgttttaattaattgcctagtttaaaattaaagtgaatttggATTTGacgtaaaatttaaatatttttgggtGAGAATTCTGGCTTATTCGTCAAAACAGTTGTTTATCCAACGTATACATCTAGATTGTAGTGAGATATCTACAAAAAACTCTAATATCTGAGTCAGCAAAAATTTTAAACAGATTTTATATGAgattagattttaaaaaaatattctagtaTTGGAATATTTACGATAGAATAGATTTAGTCATTTCTTAAAGATGACTTGGTTATTCCTTTAGGTAttgtttgtttttagaatttGAGATTGAAAATGAAAGACTCGAACTCATTATTATATTTGGTGGTTAAATATTAGAACTAAAATATCAGTCTCAAAACACAAAATTTCAGtcccttaaatatttttaaaaagtgaaaatacaaaagattaaaatttaaaaaataaaactaaaattttaataatattttttttaaaaatatccttatttaattttttaaattctaaatctatctcttaatctctatatttatattaaattaaatataatactaaaaaataatttaatttaatatattttacattaaatataatacaaaaatttaatttactttctatcTTTTCGTCTCCCTCTTTCTTCCATATATAATCCTAAAAGAGTAAAAATTACCCCGTATTAGAATTAGTTATCCACTAAGCTGATAATCGAAATAGCAAAAGAACAGTTAACTTGCTATCCAAATTAAATCAGGTTGAATATCAACTATATATAAAGACCCATATACAAGTAAGTCTAACACATGTGAATAAGACCATACGTATTAGTTTTGCTACTATTGGACCAACGTTTCCTAACCCAATCTCAAGTAAGACTCGTTCCTTAATGAAATTGTAGGCTAGACTCATATTAATACACCCAgatataagaaaaatataaaaaatcaattctCTAACCAGTCAATTTAAacaattcaattaattataataattttaatttattaatttaaatcattcttattaatgattattttaaaaaaatagaatttataaTTAACCCTAATTGAAACATGATTCATAATTTTGTTAAGACTTTTTTTTTCGCGCATTAAGTGTGTTGTTGTGTTTGATTTATTCCGCTGACGTTCTCAACAACGTAAACGCCAAGTCCCACCTCTCCTGTGCTACACTGTTTCTGCCATCTTTTGTGTTACTGTTAATGATCGGGATTTTATTGTTATTCATTATTTGATTACATTTTGCTGCAAAAACCAGCATGATGCGTGACCATCGAATATCCACCTCTGCTGTGTTCCGCCGTTCTTGCCGCCATTAGCGTTACTGTTCGTCATCGGGATGTCATTGTTGTTCATTGCTTGATCACCTTTTGTTGCAAGGACCACCACGCCGCTGCATCTTTGACCGAAGTCGTTTGCAGTGGTTAGAGAGTTCTTCCCGTCGAGCTGTTGTACACAAAAAAGTCAACGTCGCAGTGTACAGCTTCCAATAGAGAGCATTCGTCCATGAAGCAATCAATTTTGGGATGTAGATTGAATAGCCCATTAGTTAATGTGAGTGATATAATTCAATGAAAGGCAAAGAACATTTGAGTGTGAAGTTGCAATTCAATCTGTTTCCAAGGTATGATGTAGGGGAAAGAAgatgttgtttgtttgtttttttttttttcatacaagTCAATTGTATTTGTTTAATCTGgtatgaatgttttttttttttgtatactaagtGGATTTTTTTCTCCATTTGATTGGATGTTTCTATAATGGTATTGTTGTTATTTGAGTATCTAATGAGGAGATTTTTCTGTAACTCTTACTAATGAATgcgtttttttgttttattttagttaatgtgttttttcatttttttatttagaatttgaaagattttttttttattagttttggatgattttttttatgttttgtattttttttttatagaatttggataattcttttttattagttttgaatgattcttttttttatattttgtatgttttttttcttagaatttgaatgattctttatcttatattttgatattttttccaaaatttagacttttttttagaaaaagaaattagAATTTGTGTGATAAAtagtaaaagataaattaaaataaaaattaataattattaattttgtattttttaacaattaaaatttaaataattattaattaatgacaattaattagtataaaatgcagttcaaaaatttttattgacTTGTTATTAGTTATATCCTTGTTGGTTCTCTAGCGAAATTACAGATATAAATACTATCTATTTTAGTAAACTAATGTAACAAATTTTTTAGTCACCCCTTATTAGAATATAATCCAATGACCTTCTATAATAATGCCAAGCTATTAAAAGAGAATAAGTAGATCAAATATTTACACTGAggaattaatcaattaattcaaggataattttataatttctatAACTTCAATATATTTCaatctttttttaaattcaagTAAAGATAAGTGCGGTCAGTTGATTAAAAATGAAgagatttcaatttatttatgatttataaaacaaaatgttttaattaacaataattataaatgttACATCAACTTTTATCATTTTTagttaaatacataataaatacaTTCAAAGTTAAATATTTAAGATTTTAGAAAAAGTtttggaaaataaaatttttgagcCTAAAACAGTTAAAACTTATTATTTTGACTTTATTTAATATACtctgtaattaataaatattaaataaaaaaatttaaacagtttgagtttttttttttctatagtaTTGCtgaattttttaatacaaatattttatattaaaattaggaATGACAAAAAAACATACACTCGCAGAGATTATTTTCGACAGAGAGAATAACGAAAACTTACAAAATTTCTACAAACCCAAGAATTTGTcccacaaataaataaaaataggggtAAAGATTGAGGTATCTGTTCCTCCAGAACTTAAGACATTCTCGTAAAAAAAACTTTACTTAAATATCCTTGTATATATAAATtatgtaaattattttaatttattttattttaatttatatattaaaaattttatgcgTATATTATTCTGTTTAAAGTTTATTTGATTTGATACCAATGAGTAATAGTtgaaatgacataattttttcattatcaattaagaggttgcgggttcgagtctcctatttttagtaaaaaaaaagtttgtttgatttgatatatttaaataaatggtataagattttattataatgtgttaaattttttaaaaaaattaaaacataatattATAAATACTCGTAGGTATTTATTTTCtgtgcaaaaaaaataataaatggagattcatataaaaataaaacaaaaaagaaaacatattTTACTAAACGAAAAGAAAGACAGAACAAGATTTCTGTCCCATAGAAACCCCTAATTAAAACCCATATGTTAAAAGTCTACTCTGTCAAGTCTGTTAAGAAATTTATTCGCTAGACCCGCACGATATATTGCGAATTGATTATAGTATCGTAATATGAAAGAGTTTGTACTTTGTAGACAAAAAATGATTTGGTACTTGATAGTTTATATTATCAATCCCGACTCATTTTAAGGAGTCAAAATATCAAATAGgctataaaatttgaaaatatttgcaAATATTATGAAAATACTTATATTCTAATAGTTTTaacagttaattttaattaatatatattatatatttttataattaaaattaataattaaaaatattaaaatatcagtaTCTTAATAACATGGCCATTTCATTATGTATTGACGCAGAAATAaacttttccaatttttttaataattaaaataataaaatgcaattttttattattaattttataaataaatattaaaaaatatattttatttttttagtttttttttaacaattaaaaagatatattctTGCATTGACGCGTCGTATAAATTAGTTCTGAACCTTCATTAGCATAAATTGATTGGACCCAACGTTTGccactgagagagagagagaattggcCGGTATAACAATAAGTCAATAACTGAGTGAAGTGGACTGTTAAACGTGTGGGCCATCCTCTTACGTCTCTTTCTTGACCAGTTGACCCTAATGATGACCCAAGAAAAGAAATAGATATTGTTACATATTATggtgaagaaaaatatatatatatatatatattaatttatttttattaattttttaaaatatttttttattttttccacaCAAATTTCTCGTAGTAGAATTATATACAGATATCAAATTGACATATATGCTCTCAAGCACTTTCCACTTAATAATTGCACTTTCCACATGATCCGAAGAAATGTATGGATTAGATTGGACTAGAGGagacataaattttgatttttttttttaaaaaagttgtgGTGAATGATGTACttgcataaataaaaatatgattcATGAATCGAATGAGGAAATCGAAATTATATTAGGCTTGACTAGTTCACATGGCTGCTGTATAAGGAGAGAGTAGATCTTTTTCagtggaaaaaaaaaattgaatggtaTTTAGTATAGGATCtcattttttattgttctttcacctatttaattttggtctcacttataaaattaaaaatgagagatcacattttattctctcaagtgttaaaaaaaatagagaagatccatttcaaaattttatatcatgaaaattatataatttctaATACAAGGCAAGCAAGAAGGTGAAGAAGCACATCAGAGCTTACCTTGCACTACACTACCatctatttattcatttattaacAACAGATATTGAATAAGATTTTAGATCGTCTTTAAGATAtcgaaatataaatttaaaaatataaaatcatatttaataaatgagatatgAATGAGAATATTGTGTCTTgggatattaaattaatatattttatatttttttgataaaaaaaacacaatctttttttatttttttattatcactatcaaattttcataattatatcttttatcattttacttttcattctaaattttagatgaaaaaaataaaaataaattaaattttttattatttattctatcttatatttaatttaccgccaaataaaatataaaaatattaatttttgtatctTATCATATTCTCAAAACTAAACGCAACCCTAAATTCTTGAGCATTTTAAAAAAGAACACCATCAACACAGCTAACAAACCATAAGAACCTCAAATTTAatgtttgtttttttaatttctatctctTAATCTTTACCAATCAATTTTAATCTTCCTTCTACAACTCAAGAGTCCTCAATGTTAAGTTGTTAACAGTTGCCAAACACTAGCAATCACCTAAAACAATATGAAGTAATGAGCAGGATAAAGACAACTAAGAAATTTGCCGTAAATATAAATGTATCATATTTTAAGCAAAACAATATGCAACCAAAGTTTTTACTAGAATTTTATTGCCTTAAGCCCGAATTATATGACAAGAATCTTTAGAGAATTTAAATAAATCCCACCATTTTATATCATGCCGTGGCAATTTCAGGCAAATATCCTAATTACAAAAATGTTCACAATCTATAAAACTAAATATGCATTATCTATCTCCAAAACTACATGATTCAGTTATTTCAAGGTTAATCGACACTAAATTAAAACTTCGAAAAATAAAAGCCTACAAAAGAGAATGAAtcctcttaatttttttcttttaattaatgtcGTCAAGTGTGATATTTATCATCtaacatatttttatatgttttttcttAGTTCTACTTAAAGAGTATATGGTGAGATACCATACTTTAATATATATCAATTGAgaggaaaaaattttgaaaagatctATTTCtcctaaaaagttatttaaaactCAAAGAATGAGTATGTTGTATAAGAAATACTTGCATGATTTGAAGTACATTTAATACGAACTTCAAGAACATTTAGTCATTTACAGATActcattcttaatttttttttaatataactttcaaatattataaatgaaAATAAGTTGCTATAAATGTTCATGTAGCACACAGTCAAACTTCAAGCTTCCTTCAGGAGCCTTGTTGAATTCAACCAGGTACAATGTACAATTAAAGTCCGGATTTTCTTCTCTTCCTCAAGGTGTCATAGAATCAGCTCCATAAATTCAAGTCTTGGTAGGAGACAATTGATCAACAACGAGGAATTTCATGAACATCAATATCCGAAGTTTTCATATCAGAGAAGATCAATTTTCCCACTCTCCACAAGTGGCTTTATTGATTTGTAACATATGAAGTAAAGGACACCCGGCTCCATCTCAAAGAGCTTCGACCTGCCACCGAATCAGAAAATTAGAACAATTTTGTTAACCTTTTCCTAAGCAGGGAGAAATAAAAAGTCATGAAAGGGTAAGAGAATTGCCTGTCATCAACAGGTCCATCTTCAAGTTGAATGCCAGAGAGATACTCTTTGCTTCTGCATAAGACGAATGTGTCTAGGTGTGGTTCTGGGACTGAAAGATAGAAACGAAATAACTGAAAACTAGTAACCAGTTATCATGGCAATAATACATGGATGGTAAGAACCAAAGCAAGATTTCCAGTCTAAGACTTCAGTTAGAAAGAGAGACAAAAGGGAAATTCAAAAGAGATAAAATGTAAGAGAAGGTGAAAAGCCTCTATTGTATGATTCATGGACAAGATTCAACTGATATGCACCCCAACCCCAAGGACTTCTCCAGAATGCTggagtaaataaataaattagaagaaagctacatTGAATCAAAGTTCTAGACTCATTTGGTGAGTTTGATTGGTTTTTTTGGGGAAAAAAacgtattttttatttgtttaagaagatatttttattagaaaaagcAATTGTGTTTGAAAATACAAGTACTTTTTCTAATAAACAATTTATTAAAATGTTCTTAAAATTTTGCTTTTTTAAAAAAGCAACATATTGCTTacttaaagtaaaaatatttttctaaaaaattgtaTCCAAGCACCTttacaattatataaaaatacttttttcgatgaaaaaaagttttttttcccCTCTTCAAAAAGCCAATCTAAATATCTTGATTATCTTCCTTTTGAGCAAGAACTGTGGGCTAAGAAAATTTGTTCCACTTCAACCATCAATGCTTTCAAGGACTGTCCTAAAGGGCCATATAGCTGGAAACATTGAAGGTAACCATTACACAAAGCCAACAGTTTGGAACCATAGGAGAAGTTCTTCTCAAGGGTTCAAGGCCGTTCCCTTATCAGTATCTGATTTGTGGCATTGGTCAAAGATCCAGAGGAGATGCTCTGCAGGTTCGCCGCACCTCAGTCGGTGCTGAGAATCCTAAGCCATCATGTTTCAAACACTGGGACCTGGGTGGATACCACTAAATTGCAGGCTTGTTACTCTCCATCTTTTCAGCATTAATCGTTTTCTCCTAGTTACATGACTACATCACCTTGATGATAAGGTGATTCTTTAGGGAGAGAATAATGATAGGTACCTAATGGGGAATTTGGCCAATTAATAACTGTAACTAATTGCTGAGTTGTCCATAGTGCTCTAATTCAGGTTTTtctctttctattattttctatttctgAATTAGTCCAGGGATTAGTATCACAACATTTCTCCTATTTTTCTCGTTAAAATCCCGTGGCATCCTATCATCCTCATACTCTGAGTTTCATGTCTTCACTACAATAAATGGCAATTCTTTCGTATTATCAACCAAAACACTAACAAGGTAGAAACTTATCTCATTACAGACTCAAACTTTTCAGGCAAAGCAAATTGGAGTGCTTAacagccacaaaatggtccaaaAAATGATgaaataacataataaataacTTCTAGGATGGTAAATTACCCATGTCATCCTCTTCACTTATTACAGATTGCTTCTCAACGGATTGATAATTTTCAGGCAATTTTGAAAGCACACTCTCCTCAAGATGATGTTTTAGGTCATCTATGCACCTGCAACACGAAGATTTGTTAGATTCAAAAACCGAAACAAGCATGGTATCAGTAAGCATATGTATGTGGATTAAAAGAGAGCCTTTCCTTGAAGCGAAATCTTTCTCCCCTTTAGATAACCTATTCCATAGCTCGTCACTTTTTCGAATGTGGAACATGTATTTTTCAATCTGAAACAAAAACATGattacaaaaaattaaacaaaatgcaTTTCTAATGAGCACAGCAGCAAGTCAAGTCTATATTCACTGCTCAATGAGTGTTTAAATATTTTAACAATCAATCTTTAGTTCTACAACTGATTATTCTCAACACCTATTATAAGTACAAGTGAAGGTTATAATTTACATAGACATCTAATTAAACATTGCCATATCAACAAGTATCTAACTTGATGGCAATGTAAAATCCTTTATACTATAAAGGCAATTAAACTCTAATGATGGGGAATATAATATTTACTATTAAAGGATAAATATATGGTAAAAGAGAGTCCACGCAAAAAAATTAACAGAAATCAAGTTGTGGACTAACAGCTACTGCATATACTTGAGCTTGATTCTGATATAAATTTTACTGGTTCACACACTTCATATGCTACCTAAGAAACTAATTTTGACATAACAACCATGATAATAGCACATGGTTACCTTCTGTATGCGGATCCGAAGATATGATCTCAAGAGAAAGAGGGTCCTATCCAAGTCCATCTGATATAAAGACAACGAAAGCGGGTCAGCACCACTGGTAGATTTCTCATCCACAGTTTCTTCCTGCAAAAATGTAGCACTAAATTTTAAAGAACAGAAGCCAAAAAATTgttcacaaagaaaaaaaaaatatttttttcctgtTGCAATTAACTAGCAGAATTCAATCTAGTTAATATCAAAACTTTATTCACAtgttttgaaaaccaaaattGAAATTTACTTCAGTCAGCAACGTCTCAGGagaaatcaaacaaaacaaaaaaggttTCAAATAATAGAATCCCTAATAACAACACACTTAATAAAGATTCAAATTTTCATTCAAATTGAAACAGGCATAAGCATAAGAAAACAAAGGGGGGTGAAATTAGGGTTCACCGGTGTTAGaatcaagaaaaggaaaaaagtttACCATCAATTGAAGCTGTTCGGTGACGCGGCCAACGAGATCGAAATCGTAGCGGAGAATCTCGGGAGCAGCCTTCTCGCTACGCCATGCTCTCTTGAGAAGTTCGACGTCGGTGGTTGACAAGAGAGCCTCATATTCGTCC contains:
- the LOC112747552 gene encoding DNA replication complex GINS protein SLD5; this encodes MASSSMEGSMPTMDEYEALLSTTDVELLKRAWRSEKAAPEILRYDFDLVGRVTEQLQLMEETVDEKSTSGADPLSLSLYQMDLDRTLFLLRSYLRIRIQKIEKYMFHIRKSDELWNRLSKGEKDFASRCIDDLKHHLEESVLSKLPENYQSVEKQSVISEEDDMVPEPHLDTFVLCRSKEYLSGIQLEDGPVDDRSKLFEMEPGVLYFICYKSIKPLVESGKIDLL